A single window of Acidobacteriota bacterium DNA harbors:
- a CDS encoding YkgJ family cysteine cluster protein, producing the protein MAISLRVDPEQRFSCASCARCCRRWEILVSPAEVAAFAERNAAQWFRLDAAEGSDGDPFEPIAGWRGYQRIRRRPDGACGFLSEANRCRLHEELGERRKPLTCRMFPFEFHSAPEAVVVTTSFGCPTVVANRGARIADAAPLATIKALRTESLMQHHQAAPPRMLVAGRVIEARSLAILREGLLMILDREDAGVRDLRRNVRRMAAVLDDLTRSRVTRLADADFAEYIRLTVPYAAADQKAVAPRRASAIGRLLQRGFLFVVAAMRLKLDHPAMSRITLRLKTFWLLAHLHGLAPKVDRVDVSALALRPVDLNAPGVQPIAYHYLRASLESLGARERLVLDDLAIAVSALNAACALAAMNGEAGTFAEALMEAVDVSHAGDRGLLGRVVGRLAGGTEALYTLTSAGP; encoded by the coding sequence TTGGCGATTTCCCTTCGCGTCGATCCCGAGCAACGCTTCTCCTGCGCGAGTTGCGCGCGTTGCTGCCGGCGGTGGGAGATCCTGGTCTCGCCCGCCGAAGTCGCCGCGTTCGCGGAGCGGAATGCGGCGCAGTGGTTTCGCCTCGACGCCGCGGAAGGCAGCGATGGCGATCCGTTCGAGCCGATCGCCGGCTGGCGCGGTTACCAGCGCATCCGCCGGCGCCCCGACGGAGCCTGTGGCTTCCTGTCCGAAGCCAACCGGTGCCGCTTGCACGAGGAACTGGGTGAGCGCCGCAAGCCGCTGACCTGCCGGATGTTCCCATTCGAATTCCACTCGGCACCGGAGGCCGTTGTCGTCACCACCAGCTTCGGGTGTCCGACCGTCGTAGCCAACCGGGGCGCCCGCATCGCCGACGCGGCTCCGCTCGCCACCATCAAGGCGCTCCGCACGGAATCGCTGATGCAGCATCACCAGGCCGCGCCTCCCCGAATGCTGGTCGCCGGGCGCGTGATCGAGGCCCGCTCGCTTGCGATCCTGCGCGAGGGGCTGTTGATGATCCTGGACCGGGAGGACGCAGGTGTGCGCGACCTGAGGCGCAACGTGCGACGCATGGCCGCGGTGCTGGACGACCTGACGCGCTCGCGCGTCACTCGTCTCGCCGACGCCGATTTCGCCGAGTACATCCGGCTGACGGTGCCCTACGCCGCCGCCGACCAGAAGGCCGTCGCGCCCAGACGGGCAAGCGCCATTGGCCGACTGCTGCAACGCGGGTTTCTATTCGTGGTCGCGGCCATGCGGCTCAAGCTCGACCACCCCGCGATGTCACGAATCACGCTCCGCCTGAAGACGTTCTGGCTGCTCGCTCACCTGCATGGGCTCGCGCCGAAGGTGGACCGCGTCGATGTCTCGGCGCTGGCGCTTCGGCCCGTGGATTTGAATGCACCTGGCGTACAGCCAATCGCCTACCACTACCTGCGGGCGAGCCTGGAATCCCTGGGCGCCCGTGAGCGGCTCGTGTTGGACGACCTTGCGATCGCGGTGTCCGCTCTCAATGCCGCCTGCGCGCTGGCGGCGATGAACGGCGAGGCCGGAACCTTCGCCGAGGCGCTGATGGAAGCAGTGGACGTGTCGCACGCCGGCGACCGCGGATTGCTCGGACGGGTCGTCGGGAGGCTGGCCGGCGGTACCGAGGCGCTGTACACTCTGACTAGCGCCGGTCCGTAA
- a CDS encoding NAD(P)-binding protein gives MSERSPDLTRLPDLHRKPEHGPVRSRRPIYQDLLPPCNHACPAGESIQGWLALARAGQHREAWELLVQANPFPAIHGRVCYHPCESSCNRDRLDGSVSIHSVERFLGDLAIGQGWPLPPGAPASGHQVLVIGAGPSGLSAAYHLRRLGHQVLVRDAGPVAGGMMHFGIPAYRLPRAILDAEVARLVTMGVAFEFNHRVEQLDAEWRDGGFGAVFAAVGAHLSKRAALPACDAGRMLDAVSFLRDVEAGTPPRLGRRVAVYGGGNTAMDAARTALRLGHEPLIIYRRDREHMPAHDFEATEALEEGVQIHWLRSIAGLSDGTVTVEVMALDASGRAVGTGEFETIDADHLIMALGQDSDTGFLRGVEGVVFTDEGAVTVDAGMMTGRPGLFAGGDMVPAERSVTYAVGHGATAARHIDAFLRQHTAVAAGAPPLATYEKLHLWFYTDVAHRPQGRAPIDERRSTFGEVVQGWDEPAARFEASRCLSCGTCFECDGCYAACPEDAVIKLGPGRRYEIDYGKCTGCAICFEQCPCHAISMVREPSVP, from the coding sequence ATGAGCGAACGCTCGCCCGATCTCACGCGCCTCCCGGATCTCCATCGCAAGCCCGAGCACGGCCCCGTGCGCAGTCGGCGGCCGATCTACCAGGATCTCCTGCCCCCGTGTAACCACGCCTGCCCCGCAGGCGAGTCGATCCAGGGCTGGCTGGCACTGGCACGCGCGGGTCAACACCGGGAGGCGTGGGAACTGCTGGTCCAGGCCAACCCGTTCCCGGCGATCCACGGCCGCGTCTGCTATCACCCATGCGAATCGTCGTGTAATCGCGACCGCCTCGACGGGTCGGTCAGCATTCACTCCGTCGAGCGCTTCCTCGGCGACCTTGCCATCGGACAGGGCTGGCCCCTGCCGCCAGGGGCACCGGCATCGGGCCACCAGGTGCTGGTCATCGGTGCGGGGCCGAGCGGCCTGTCGGCGGCGTATCACCTGCGGCGCCTGGGGCACCAGGTGCTGGTCCGCGATGCCGGTCCCGTAGCCGGCGGCATGATGCACTTCGGCATCCCCGCCTATCGGCTGCCGCGCGCGATCCTCGACGCCGAGGTCGCGCGCCTGGTCACCATGGGCGTGGCGTTCGAGTTCAACCACCGGGTCGAGCAACTCGACGCCGAATGGCGCGACGGCGGTTTCGGCGCGGTGTTCGCGGCGGTCGGCGCGCATCTGTCGAAGCGGGCGGCCCTGCCGGCCTGTGATGCCGGCCGCATGCTCGACGCCGTGTCGTTCCTGCGGGACGTCGAAGCCGGGACGCCACCGCGTCTCGGCCGTCGCGTCGCGGTCTACGGCGGCGGCAACACGGCCATGGACGCGGCCCGCACCGCGCTCAGGCTCGGGCACGAACCGCTCATCATCTATCGGCGCGACCGCGAGCACATGCCCGCGCACGACTTCGAGGCCACCGAGGCCCTCGAGGAAGGCGTGCAGATCCACTGGCTCCGCTCGATCGCCGGTCTGTCCGACGGCACGGTCACCGTCGAGGTGATGGCGCTTGACGCGAGCGGCCGCGCCGTCGGCACCGGCGAGTTCGAGACCATTGACGCCGACCACCTGATCATGGCCCTGGGCCAGGACAGCGACACCGGCTTCCTCCGCGGCGTCGAAGGCGTGGTGTTCACGGACGAAGGCGCGGTGACGGTGGATGCCGGCATGATGACCGGCCGGCCCGGCCTGTTCGCCGGCGGCGACATGGTGCCGGCCGAGCGCAGCGTGACCTACGCGGTGGGTCACGGCGCCACCGCCGCCCGCCACATCGACGCGTTCCTGCGGCAACACACCGCCGTGGCCGCTGGCGCGCCGCCGCTCGCGACCTACGAGAAGCTCCACCTGTGGTTCTACACGGATGTCGCCCACCGGCCGCAGGGCCGCGCCCCGATCGATGAGCGCCGCAGCACGTTTGGCGAGGTGGTCCAGGGCTGGGATGAGCCGGCGGCCCGCTTCGAGGCGTCGCGCTGCCTGTCGTGCGGCACCTGCTTCGAGTGCGACGGTTGCTATGCTGCCTGCCCCGAAGACGCGGTGATCAAGCTTGGCCCCGGCCGCCGCTACGAGATCGACTACGGCAAGTGCACCGGCTGCGCGATCTGCTTCGAGCAGTGCCCCTGCCACGCCATTTCCATGGTGCGCGAACCGAGCGTCCCCTGA
- the nifJ gene encoding pyruvate:ferredoxin (flavodoxin) oxidoreductase produces MPLASDAPAAPDAPDAPAAPALATVDGNEACASVAYRLNEVCAIYPITPSSTMAELADQWSGERRPNIWGDVPTVIEMQSEGGAAGAAHGSLQAGALTTTFTASQGLLLMIPNMYKIAGELTPAVFHVAARAIASHALSIFGDHQDVMAVRTTGFAQLSSASVQEAHDLAAIAQMATLESRVPFIHFFDGFRTSHEINRIRLLSDEDLRALIDEHLVAAHRQRSLNPDRPFIRGTAQNPDVYFQMREAANRYYQRVPEVVAAAMARFAARTGRHYGLFEYTGAPDAERVIVLMGSGAGAAGEVVDHLVARHERVGLLQVRLFRPFSPSHLLAALPASIRAVAVLDRTKEPGATGEPLYLDLVAALAERAAAGGPPVPRVVGGRYGLSSKEFTPAMAKAVFDELASAAPRNHFTVGITDDVSETSLPVDRSFATESDRVFRAVFYGLGSDGTVGANKNSIKIIGDDPAVHVQAYFVYDSKKSGSQTVSHLRFGPDPIRSTYLVSAAQFIGCHQFAFIEKLDLLGIAAQGATLLLNCPWAPAAVWDRLPRTAQDAIIAKGLKVWTIDADRVAGDAGLGSRANTVLQTCFFAVSGVLPREEAMAKIKTSIKKTYQAKGTEVVRKNFEAVDRTLAALAAVPVPTTATGTRRLLPIVAAGAPAFVRDVVAVMLAGRGDELPVSAFPVDGTFPSATSRWEKRGISDAVPAWDAGICIQCGNCSFVCPHAVIRAKVYGARHLDQAPTGFASAPIEARGFPDTRYTLQVYEEDCTGCGLCVEVCPVRHPSVSGQRAINMTTRDADLAPVRARTAFFETLPLTERGHVDFSTVRGTQLLEPLFEFPGACAGCGETPYLKLVSQLFGDRMVVANATGCSSIYGGNLPTTPWAVNREGRGPAWANSLFEDNAEFGLGMRLAADHQLAAARRLLDRLRGAVGDELVAALQSAPQRTEYDIRQQRARVAALESRLAAIDDPLARQLAVIAGQLVRRSVWIIGGDGWAYDIGSGGLDHVLASGRDVNVLVLDTEVYSNTGGQASKATPLGAVAKFASAGKTTEKKDLALQAMAYGSVYVARIAMGANPQQTLDAIREAEAYEGPSLILAYSHCIAHGIDMRHGLDQQSRAVHSGYWPLVRYNPELRAGGEPPFTLDSVRPTMPFRSYAEQELRYRMLLLSDPPRGEALLRSAQAAVDRKWKQYEDLAHLR; encoded by the coding sequence ATGCCGCTAGCATCCGATGCACCTGCTGCACCCGACGCACCTGACGCACCTGCTGCGCCCGCCCTGGCGACGGTTGACGGTAACGAAGCCTGCGCCAGCGTCGCCTATCGCCTGAACGAAGTCTGCGCGATCTACCCGATCACCCCCTCGTCCACCATGGCCGAACTGGCTGACCAGTGGTCGGGCGAGCGCCGCCCGAACATCTGGGGCGACGTCCCGACGGTGATCGAGATGCAGAGTGAAGGCGGCGCCGCCGGCGCGGCCCACGGCTCGCTGCAGGCCGGCGCCCTGACCACCACCTTCACGGCCTCGCAGGGCCTGCTGTTGATGATCCCCAACATGTACAAGATTGCCGGCGAACTGACGCCGGCGGTTTTTCATGTCGCGGCCCGGGCGATTGCCTCGCACGCACTGTCGATCTTCGGCGATCACCAGGATGTGATGGCCGTGAGGACCACCGGCTTCGCGCAACTGTCGTCGGCTTCGGTGCAGGAGGCCCACGACCTGGCCGCCATCGCGCAGATGGCGACGCTCGAGTCGCGCGTGCCGTTCATCCACTTCTTCGATGGCTTCCGCACGTCGCACGAGATCAACCGCATCCGCCTGCTGTCGGACGAAGACCTGCGCGCGCTCATCGACGAGCACCTGGTCGCGGCGCACCGGCAGCGATCGCTCAATCCCGATCGTCCGTTCATCCGCGGCACCGCCCAGAATCCCGACGTGTACTTCCAGATGCGCGAGGCCGCCAACCGCTACTACCAGCGCGTGCCGGAGGTGGTGGCGGCGGCGATGGCCCGCTTCGCCGCCCGCACCGGGCGCCACTACGGCCTGTTCGAGTACACCGGCGCGCCCGACGCCGAGCGCGTGATCGTGCTGATGGGCTCGGGCGCCGGCGCGGCCGGCGAGGTCGTGGACCACCTGGTGGCGCGTCACGAACGCGTCGGGCTGTTGCAGGTGCGGCTGTTCCGCCCCTTCTCGCCGTCCCACCTGCTGGCGGCGCTGCCGGCGTCGATACGGGCCGTGGCCGTGCTGGATCGCACCAAGGAGCCTGGTGCCACCGGCGAGCCGCTGTATCTCGACCTTGTGGCGGCGCTCGCCGAGCGCGCCGCGGCCGGCGGGCCGCCCGTGCCGCGCGTGGTGGGCGGGCGCTATGGCCTGTCGTCGAAAGAGTTCACGCCGGCCATGGCCAAGGCGGTCTTCGATGAACTGGCGTCGGCCGCCCCGCGCAACCACTTCACGGTCGGCATCACGGACGATGTCTCGGAGACGAGCCTTCCCGTGGACCGCTCGTTCGCCACCGAATCGGACCGCGTCTTCCGCGCGGTGTTCTACGGCCTCGGCTCCGACGGCACGGTCGGCGCCAACAAGAACAGCATCAAGATCATCGGCGACGACCCGGCCGTGCACGTGCAGGCGTATTTCGTCTACGACTCGAAGAAGTCGGGGTCGCAAACCGTCTCGCACCTGCGCTTTGGCCCCGATCCCATCCGCTCGACCTATCTCGTCAGCGCCGCGCAGTTCATCGGCTGCCACCAGTTCGCGTTCATCGAGAAGCTCGACCTGCTGGGCATCGCGGCCCAGGGCGCCACGCTGCTGCTCAACTGTCCATGGGCGCCGGCGGCAGTGTGGGACCGGCTGCCGCGAACCGCGCAGGACGCCATCATCGCCAAGGGCCTGAAGGTGTGGACGATTGACGCCGACCGCGTGGCCGGCGACGCCGGTCTCGGCTCGCGCGCCAACACGGTGCTGCAAACCTGCTTCTTCGCGGTCTCCGGCGTGCTGCCGCGCGAGGAGGCCATGGCCAAGATTAAGACGTCGATCAAGAAGACCTACCAGGCCAAGGGCACCGAGGTCGTGCGCAAGAACTTCGAGGCGGTCGACCGCACGCTGGCGGCCCTGGCCGCAGTGCCGGTGCCGACGACCGCGACCGGCACGCGCCGGCTCCTGCCGATCGTGGCCGCTGGCGCGCCCGCGTTCGTCCGCGACGTCGTCGCCGTGATGCTCGCCGGGCGCGGCGACGAGTTGCCGGTGAGCGCCTTCCCGGTGGACGGCACCTTCCCGAGCGCCACCTCGCGGTGGGAGAAGCGCGGCATCTCTGACGCAGTGCCGGCGTGGGATGCGGGCATCTGCATCCAGTGCGGGAACTGCTCGTTCGTGTGCCCGCATGCGGTGATTCGCGCCAAGGTCTATGGCGCACGCCACCTGGACCAGGCGCCCACGGGTTTTGCCTCGGCGCCGATCGAGGCGCGCGGATTTCCCGACACGCGCTACACGCTGCAGGTCTACGAGGAAGACTGCACCGGCTGCGGACTTTGCGTCGAGGTGTGCCCGGTCAGGCATCCGTCGGTCAGCGGCCAGCGGGCCATCAACATGACCACGCGCGACGCTGACCTCGCTCCGGTCCGCGCCCGTACCGCCTTCTTCGAGACGCTGCCACTCACCGAGCGCGGCCACGTGGATTTCTCCACGGTGCGTGGCACGCAACTGCTGGAACCGCTGTTCGAGTTCCCGGGCGCCTGCGCCGGCTGTGGCGAGACGCCCTACCTGAAGCTGGTCTCGCAGCTGTTCGGCGATCGCATGGTGGTGGCCAACGCCACGGGCTGTTCGTCGATCTATGGCGGCAACCTGCCGACGACACCGTGGGCGGTCAACCGCGAGGGCCGCGGCCCGGCGTGGGCCAACTCGCTGTTTGAAGACAACGCCGAGTTCGGCCTCGGCATGCGGCTCGCCGCCGACCACCAGCTGGCCGCCGCGCGGCGGCTGCTCGATCGGCTGCGCGGCGCCGTGGGCGACGAACTGGTCGCTGCGTTACAGTCGGCGCCGCAGCGCACGGAGTACGACATTCGCCAGCAACGCGCGCGGGTCGCCGCACTCGAGTCGCGGCTGGCCGCCATCGACGATCCGCTGGCGCGCCAACTGGCCGTCATCGCGGGCCAGCTGGTGCGGCGCAGCGTGTGGATCATCGGCGGCGACGGTTGGGCCTACGACATCGGATCAGGCGGCCTCGATCACGTCCTGGCCAGCGGCCGCGACGTCAATGTCCTGGTCCTCGATACCGAGGTCTACTCCAACACCGGCGGCCAGGCGTCCAAGGCCACGCCGCTTGGCGCGGTGGCCAAGTTTGCCAGCGCCGGCAAGACGACGGAAAAGAAGGACCTGGCCCTGCAGGCCATGGCCTACGGCAGTGTCTACGTGGCCCGCATCGCCATGGGCGCCAACCCGCAGCAGACGCTCGACGCGATCCGCGAAGCCGAAGCCTACGAGGGGCCGTCGCTGATCCTCGCCTACTCGCACTGCATCGCGCACGGCATCGACATGCGGCACGGCCTCGATCAGCAGTCACGCGCCGTGCACAGCGGCTACTGGCCGCTCGTTCGCTACAACCCGGAGCTGCGCGCCGGCGGCGAGCCGCCGTTCACGCTCGATTCGGTGCGCCCGACCATGCCGTTCCGCAGCTATGCCGAGCAGGAACTGCGCTACCGGATGCTGCTGCTGAGCGATCCGCCGCGCGGCGAAGCCCTGCTGCGATCGGCGCAAGCCGCGGTCGATCGCAAGTGGAAACAGTACGAAGATTTGGCTCACCTGAGGTAA
- a CDS encoding dihydroorotate dehydrogenase-like protein: MPDLRTTYLGLPLAHPVVASAGPLSHDLDGIRRLEDGGASAIVLFSLFEEQIERENTAIERLTAAGAESTAEAESYFPAMGDFAAGPGAYFDLVRRARKAVGVPVIASLNGLTDTGWVDYAQLMHEAGASAIELNLFHIPADPLATGRDVERRYEETVAAVCGAVPIPVAVKLSPFFSATGEMARRFVAAGARGLVLFNRFYQPDFDLDQLEVMPTAELSSPAEIRLPLLWLAILHGRVEASLAATTGVHTATEVAKYLLAGADVTMTTSALLKHGPSHASTLVAGLAAWLDRKGFTSVAQIKGSMSQQRVADPAAFERANYMKVLQSWEPQQRGR, translated from the coding sequence ATGCCCGACTTGCGCACGACCTATCTTGGCTTGCCCCTCGCCCACCCCGTGGTGGCGTCGGCCGGGCCCTTGTCCCACGATCTCGACGGCATTCGCCGGCTCGAAGACGGCGGCGCGTCGGCGATTGTCTTGTTCTCGCTGTTCGAGGAGCAGATTGAACGGGAGAACACGGCGATCGAGCGGTTGACCGCCGCCGGCGCCGAGAGTACCGCCGAGGCGGAGTCGTACTTCCCGGCCATGGGCGACTTCGCGGCCGGTCCCGGGGCTTACTTCGACCTGGTCCGCCGCGCGCGGAAGGCGGTTGGCGTGCCGGTGATTGCCAGTCTCAATGGCCTGACCGATACCGGCTGGGTCGACTATGCCCAGTTGATGCACGAGGCCGGCGCCAGCGCCATCGAACTGAACCTCTTCCACATTCCCGCGGATCCGCTGGCCACGGGCCGCGACGTGGAACGGCGCTACGAAGAGACCGTGGCGGCCGTGTGCGGTGCCGTGCCGATTCCCGTCGCCGTGAAGTTGAGCCCGTTCTTCTCGGCCACGGGCGAGATGGCGCGCCGGTTCGTGGCAGCCGGCGCCCGCGGGCTGGTGCTGTTCAACCGCTTCTACCAGCCGGACTTCGATCTCGACCAGCTCGAGGTCATGCCCACCGCGGAACTGAGTTCGCCGGCCGAGATCCGGCTGCCCCTGTTGTGGCTGGCCATTCTGCACGGCCGCGTGGAGGCCTCACTGGCGGCGACCACCGGGGTGCACACGGCCACGGAAGTGGCGAAGTACCTGCTCGCCGGCGCCGACGTGACCATGACCACGTCGGCGCTGCTCAAGCACGGGCCGTCGCACGCCAGCACGCTCGTGGCCGGACTGGCCGCCTGGCTCGATCGCAAGGGCTTCACCTCGGTGGCGCAGATCAAAGGGTCGATGAGCCAGCAGCGGGTCGCCGATCCCGCCGCGTTCGAGCGGGCAAACTACATGAAGGTGCTCCAGAGCTGGGAGCCACAGCAGCGAGGACGCTGA
- a CDS encoding GDSL-type esterase/lipase family protein — protein sequence MRQPWVWVACCCAVLTACGGSTPTGPSTSPTLSRTRFLAFGDSMTSGEVTNPVGGVGGTSSHHPMVLVPAASYPSRLLSLLQERYVLQAASLSVINAGKSLETAQEGAVRFPGVFAESRAEAVLLMEGVNGLDIAGPDFSTDFIRSMVHVAKAGGARVFVASTLPTITGRPRSKLPAELVVYNTRLQQMALAEQAVYVDLYNTLLPEANTVIGADGLHPTEAGYKRMADVFFAAIQANLEVK from the coding sequence ATGAGACAGCCGTGGGTGTGGGTGGCCTGTTGCTGCGCGGTGCTGACCGCGTGCGGCGGGTCCACCCCGACCGGCCCGTCGACCTCGCCGACTTTGTCCCGAACGCGATTCCTCGCGTTCGGCGACAGCATGACGTCCGGAGAGGTGACTAATCCCGTTGGCGGCGTCGGTGGCACCTCGTCCCATCACCCGATGGTCCTGGTGCCGGCCGCGTCGTATCCCTCGCGCTTGCTCTCGCTGCTGCAAGAACGCTACGTCCTCCAAGCGGCTTCGTTGTCGGTAATCAACGCGGGCAAGTCCCTCGAGACGGCACAGGAGGGCGCCGTGCGGTTTCCCGGTGTCTTTGCCGAGAGCCGGGCCGAGGCGGTGTTGTTGATGGAGGGTGTAAACGGGCTGGACATAGCCGGGCCCGACTTCTCGACCGACTTCATTCGGAGCATGGTGCACGTTGCCAAGGCCGGTGGCGCTCGCGTATTCGTCGCCTCGACGCTGCCGACGATTACCGGCCGGCCGCGGTCCAAGCTTCCCGCGGAACTCGTTGTCTATAACACCAGGTTGCAGCAAATGGCGCTCGCCGAGCAGGCCGTGTATGTGGATCTTTACAATACCCTGTTGCCTGAAGCCAATACGGTGATCGGCGCCGATGGCTTGCACCCGACCGAGGCGGGCTACAAGCGCATGGCCGACGTGTTCTTCGCTGCGATCCAGGCAAACCTGGAAGTGAAGTAG
- the ahcY gene encoding adenosylhomocysteinase: MHAFDLAKKAGREPFKVRDLGLAEFGRNEIRLAEHEMPGLMALRTRYAGQTPLAGAKIMGSLHMTVQTAVLIETLTALGADVRWVSCNIFSTQDSAAAAVAVGRPESGGSVANPRGTPVFAWKGETLAEYWWCTVEALMWPDGSGPTMILDDGGDATLFVHKALEYEKAGKIPAFNPDQDPEEWGVILETLTKELKARPGVWSKIALGIKGVSEETTTGVHRLYEMTAANTLLFPAINVNDSATKSKFDNLYGCRHSLSDGLNRASDVMLSAKVAVVFGYGDVGKGCAQALKGQGCRVIVTEIDPICALQAAMEGYQVTTIEEVVETADIFITATGNKNILTVELMKRMKDKAIVGNIGHFDNEIDMAGLAKGGAKRVQIKPQYDEWIFPAEGKRPEHSILVLAEGRLLNLGCATGHPSFVMSSSFTNQVLAQIDLHLSMNGKPTLSGTHYDANRVYILPKKLDEEVARLHLGKLGVKLTTLSKEQADYIGVAVEGPYKSAHYRY; encoded by the coding sequence ATGCACGCGTTTGACCTGGCCAAGAAGGCCGGCCGTGAACCCTTCAAGGTGCGCGACCTTGGCCTGGCCGAGTTTGGCCGCAACGAGATTCGCCTCGCCGAGCACGAGATGCCCGGGCTGATGGCGCTGCGCACGCGCTATGCCGGCCAGACGCCGCTGGCCGGCGCCAAGATCATGGGCTCGTTGCACATGACCGTGCAGACCGCCGTGCTGATCGAAACGCTGACCGCGCTCGGCGCCGACGTGCGCTGGGTGAGCTGCAACATCTTCTCGACGCAGGACAGCGCCGCCGCCGCGGTGGCCGTCGGCCGTCCCGAGTCCGGTGGCAGCGTCGCCAACCCGCGCGGCACCCCGGTGTTTGCGTGGAAGGGCGAGACGCTCGCCGAATACTGGTGGTGCACGGTCGAGGCCCTGATGTGGCCCGATGGCAGCGGCCCGACCATGATTCTCGACGACGGCGGCGACGCGACCCTGTTCGTGCACAAGGCGCTCGAGTACGAGAAGGCCGGCAAGATCCCGGCGTTCAATCCCGACCAGGATCCCGAAGAGTGGGGCGTGATTCTCGAGACGCTCACCAAGGAACTGAAGGCGCGTCCGGGCGTGTGGTCGAAGATCGCCCTCGGCATCAAGGGTGTCAGCGAAGAGACCACCACCGGCGTGCACCGCCTGTATGAGATGACCGCCGCCAACACGCTGTTGTTCCCGGCCATCAACGTCAACGACTCGGCGACCAAGAGCAAGTTCGACAACCTCTACGGCTGCCGCCACTCGCTGAGCGACGGCCTCAACCGCGCCAGCGACGTGATGCTGTCGGCGAAGGTCGCGGTGGTGTTCGGCTATGGCGACGTCGGCAAGGGCTGCGCCCAGGCGCTCAAGGGCCAGGGCTGCCGCGTGATCGTGACCGAAATCGATCCGATCTGCGCGCTGCAGGCGGCGATGGAAGGCTACCAGGTCACGACCATCGAGGAGGTGGTCGAAACCGCCGACATCTTCATTACGGCGACGGGCAACAAGAACATCCTGACCGTTGAGCTGATGAAGCGCATGAAGGACAAGGCCATCGTCGGCAACATCGGCCACTTCGACAACGAGATCGACATGGCCGGCCTCGCCAAGGGCGGCGCCAAGCGCGTGCAGATCAAGCCGCAGTACGACGAGTGGATCTTCCCGGCCGAAGGCAAGCGTCCCGAGCACAGCATCCTGGTGCTGGCCGAAGGCCGCCTGCTGAACCTGGGCTGCGCCACCGGCCACCCCTCGTTCGTGATGTCTTCGTCATTCACCAATCAGGTGTTGGCGCAGATCGACCTGCACCTGAGCATGAACGGCAAGCCGACGCTGTCGGGCACCCACTACGACGCCAACCGCGTCTACATCCTGCCGAAGAAGCTGGATGAAGAAGTGGCGCGCCTGCACCTCGGCAAGCTGGGCGTCAAGCTCACGACGCTGAGCAAGGAACAGGCCGACTACATCGGGGTCGCGGTCGAAGGCCCCTACAAGTCGGCGCACTACCGCTACTAG
- a CDS encoding metalloregulator ArsR/SmtB family transcription factor, whose product MTQILDHMAALADPIRCRMLLPLERHELTVNEICSVLQLPQSTVSRHLKTLADDGWVVSRRDGTSRFYGMTLEVLDSGAQRLWPLIREQVSATNGAEQDERRLKSVLSRRRTKSEEFFASASGQWDHLRAELFGDNFHLYAMLALIEPTLTVGDLGCGTGQVSELVAPHVAKVIAVDGSTDMVQAARKRLKGATHVDVRRGDLAALPIDDGQLDVGILALVLHHVPEPIRALAEVSRVLKPGGRVLIVDMLPHDREEYQHQMGHVWLGFSEKTIKKHLEAAGFEKPVIALLPTEAAAKGPSLFVATAKKTSKNE is encoded by the coding sequence ATGACGCAAATCCTTGACCACATGGCCGCGCTGGCCGACCCGATTCGCTGCCGGATGCTTCTGCCTCTCGAACGGCACGAACTGACGGTCAACGAGATCTGCTCGGTGCTCCAGCTGCCCCAGTCCACCGTCAGCCGTCACCTGAAAACGCTGGCTGACGATGGGTGGGTGGTGTCGCGCCGTGACGGCACGAGCCGCTTCTATGGCATGACGCTGGAGGTCCTCGACTCCGGCGCTCAGCGGCTGTGGCCGCTCATTCGTGAACAGGTCTCGGCCACCAATGGCGCCGAGCAGGACGAGCGGCGGCTGAAGAGCGTGTTGTCGCGGCGCCGGACGAAGTCGGAGGAGTTCTTTGCCTCGGCCTCAGGGCAGTGGGACCACCTTCGCGCCGAGCTGTTCGGCGACAACTTTCACCTCTACGCCATGCTGGCGCTGATTGAGCCGACGCTGACGGTTGGCGACCTGGGCTGTGGTACCGGACAGGTGAGCGAGCTGGTCGCGCCGCATGTGGCGAAGGTGATCGCCGTCGACGGCTCCACCGACATGGTGCAGGCCGCCCGCAAGCGCTTGAAGGGCGCCACCCATGTTGACGTCCGCCGCGGCGACCTGGCCGCGCTGCCGATCGATGATGGCCAGCTGGATGTCGGAATCCTCGCGCTGGTGCTGCATCACGTGCCCGAGCCCATCCGCGCCCTGGCCGAAGTCAGCCGCGTGCTCAAGCCGGGAGGGCGCGTGCTGATTGTCGACATGCTGCCCCACGACCGCGAGGAATATCAGCACCAGATGGGACACGTCTGGCTCGGCTTCTCTGAGAAGACCATCAAGAAACATCTCGAAGCGGCCGGCTTCGAGAAGCCTGTCATCGCGCTGCTGCCGACCGAAGCGGCCGCCAAGGGCCCCAGTTTGTTTGTCGCAACGGCGAAGAAGACTTCAAAGAACGAATAG